In the genome of Porphyrobacter sp. ULC335, one region contains:
- a CDS encoding DUF5691 domain-containing protein codes for MGRTVTPAAILDALMQGTGRRPLQPAGVLGEGLDAGSDNTPARMLALAVHAHLYDLPASPERFEESAAATRDERPIVPEDVRPLIVKLVTGKGNLTDDPAALALAQSLDRHGYRLHPFDVPRLATFVRKHADLLGIALAEAEGETGNHWTSWETLDESTWMLATPAHKANFIADLRLSDPAKARALVEAQLPLEKAEVRLRLIDALGAGLSTDDRPLLESLAGDRAPTVKRAVTRLLARLPGTGAAEAQIAELLSRITRGSAGLLRKRVTLTLQMPANVKSATAETDWLASSFGGGWLLCTGSGIRDDARGDG; via the coding sequence GTGGGTCGCACCGTGACGCCAGCCGCGATCCTCGACGCTCTGATGCAAGGGACCGGGCGCCGCCCGCTCCAGCCCGCTGGCGTGCTGGGGGAGGGGCTCGATGCGGGGTCGGACAACACACCCGCGCGAATGCTCGCGCTCGCCGTCCACGCGCATCTTTACGACCTGCCCGCGTCGCCTGAGCGTTTCGAAGAATCTGCCGCTGCTACCCGCGATGAGCGCCCGATCGTGCCCGAGGATGTGCGGCCGCTGATCGTGAAGCTGGTAACCGGCAAGGGCAACTTGACCGACGATCCGGCGGCGCTGGCTCTGGCGCAGAGCCTCGATCGCCACGGCTACCGGCTCCATCCCTTCGATGTCCCGCGCCTCGCAACTTTCGTGCGCAAGCATGCGGACCTCCTCGGCATCGCACTGGCCGAAGCGGAGGGTGAAACCGGCAATCACTGGACGAGCTGGGAAACCCTCGATGAGAGCACCTGGATGCTCGCCACACCGGCGCACAAGGCCAATTTCATCGCCGATCTGCGCCTGAGCGACCCGGCAAAGGCGCGTGCTCTCGTCGAGGCGCAATTGCCGCTCGAAAAGGCCGAAGTGAGGCTGCGCCTGATAGATGCTCTGGGCGCGGGGCTGAGCACCGATGATCGCCCCCTGCTGGAAAGCCTGGCGGGGGACCGCGCACCCACAGTCAAACGCGCGGTGACCCGGCTTCTGGCGCGACTTCCCGGCACTGGCGCGGCCGAGGCGCAGATTGCCGAGCTGCTGTCGCGGATCACACGGGGCAGCGCGGGACTTCTGCGCAAGCGCGTCACCCTGACCCTGCAAATGCCCGCCAACGTCAAATCGGCCACCGCCGAGACCGATTGGCTGGCGTCCAGTTTCGGGGGGGGTTGGCTGCTCTGCACTGGCTCAGGCATTCGGGATGACGCCCGCGGCGATGGTTGA